From a region of the Thiorhodovibrio winogradskyi genome:
- the hemE gene encoding uroporphyrinogen decarboxylase: protein MTELKNDVFLRALLREPVDYTPVWMMRQAGRYLPEYRETRAKAGSFMDLCRDPELACEVTLQPLERFPLDAAILFSDILTIPDAMGLGLYFSEGEGPGFERPVRSKEDIERIKVPDPEQELRYVMDAVALIRQELHGRVPLIGFSGAPWTLATYMIEGGSTKNFALTKAMMFDRPELMHALLGKIADTVTLYLNAQIACGAQAAMIFDTWGGVLSPADFREFSLRYMERIVEGLTREADGRRVPVILFAKGGGQWLDRMAETGCDALGVDWTTDLADARRLVKDKVALQGNLDPCILYASPERIEREVGRVLASYGSGSGHVFNLGHGIHPDVNPEHAAAMVKAVHQLSRPYHA, encoded by the coding sequence GTGACTGAACTCAAAAACGATGTCTTCCTGCGCGCCCTGCTGCGCGAACCCGTCGATTACACTCCCGTCTGGATGATGCGCCAGGCCGGGCGCTATCTGCCCGAGTATCGCGAGACCCGCGCCAAGGCGGGCAGTTTCATGGATCTGTGCCGCGACCCAGAACTGGCCTGCGAGGTAACCCTGCAACCACTCGAGCGCTTTCCACTAGATGCGGCCATCCTGTTCTCGGATATTCTCACCATCCCCGATGCCATGGGCCTTGGGCTCTATTTCAGCGAGGGCGAGGGGCCAGGCTTCGAGCGGCCGGTACGAAGTAAGGAGGACATTGAGCGCATCAAGGTACCGGATCCCGAGCAGGAACTGCGCTATGTGATGGACGCGGTGGCGCTGATCCGCCAGGAACTGCACGGGCGGGTGCCGCTGATCGGTTTCTCCGGCGCACCCTGGACCTTGGCCACTTACATGATCGAGGGCGGCAGCACCAAGAATTTCGCGCTGACCAAGGCGATGATGTTTGACCGCCCCGAGTTGATGCATGCCCTGCTTGGCAAGATTGCGGACACTGTGACCCTGTATCTCAATGCCCAGATCGCATGCGGCGCTCAAGCGGCGATGATTTTCGACACCTGGGGTGGCGTACTGTCGCCGGCGGATTTCCGCGAGTTCTCTTTGCGCTACATGGAGCGCATCGTAGAGGGTCTGACGCGCGAGGCGGATGGGCGGCGCGTGCCTGTGATCCTGTTCGCCAAGGGTGGCGGTCAATGGCTCGACCGTATGGCCGAGACAGGTTGCGATGCCTTGGGTGTCGATTGGACCACGGATCTGGCCGATGCCCGCCGGCTGGTCAAAGACAAGGTCGCGCTGCAAGGCAACCTCGACCCATGCATCCTTTACGCATCCCCCGAGCGCATTGAACGCGAAGTCGGCCGAGTATTGGCAAGTTACGGCAGCGGTTCAGGGCATGTGTTCAATCTTGGTCACGGCATTCATCCCGATGTCAACCCCGAGCATGCCGCGGCCATGGTAAAGGCCGTGCATCAGCTCAGCCGGCCTTATCACGCATGA
- the rpsF gene encoding 30S ribosomal protein S6, with amino-acid sequence MRHYEVVFLVHPSQSEQVPAMIERYRGGIESRGGQIHRLEDWGRRQLAYPINKVHKAHYVLMNIECDQEALDELVNTFRYNDAIMRNMVVKRDGPVTEVSSLAKGNEDSPDQGDERSERRPRRGEMSDDENEEEEEEE; translated from the coding sequence ATGCGACATTATGAAGTAGTTTTTCTTGTTCATCCAAGCCAGAGCGAACAGGTTCCGGCCATGATCGAGCGCTACCGTGGCGGTATTGAGAGCCGCGGCGGCCAAATCCATCGGCTGGAAGATTGGGGCAGGCGTCAGCTCGCCTATCCCATCAATAAAGTGCATAAAGCGCACTATGTCCTGATGAACATTGAGTGCGACCAGGAAGCGCTTGATGAGCTTGTCAACACCTTTCGCTATAACGACGCCATCATGCGCAACATGGTCGTCAAGCGCGATGGTCCCGTGACCGAGGTCTCCTCTCTCGCCAAGGGTAATGAAGACTCGCCTGACCAGGGCGACGAGCGTTCGGAGCGTCGGCCCCGCCGCGGCGAAATGTCAGATGATGAAAACGAAGAGGAAGAGGAAGAGGAGTAG
- the ihfB gene encoding integration host factor subunit beta, translated as MMKSELIEALSAGQNHLAYKDVELAVRCILECMSTALASGERIEIRGFGSFSLHYRPPRVGRNPKTGDSVALSGKHVPHFKPGKELRDRVNLAFEAELAETAKSGELDESPDA; from the coding sequence ATGATGAAATCCGAGCTGATTGAGGCTCTGTCCGCCGGACAGAACCACCTGGCCTACAAGGACGTGGAGCTTGCGGTGCGCTGCATCCTTGAATGCATGAGTACCGCCCTTGCCTCTGGCGAGCGTATTGAAATTCGCGGTTTTGGGAGCTTTTCCCTGCACTATCGTCCGCCGCGGGTGGGGCGTAATCCTAAAACCGGAGATTCGGTTGCGCTCTCGGGCAAGCATGTGCCACATTTTAAACCTGGTAAAGAATTGCGTGATCGTGTCAACCTCGCCTTTGAGGCCGAGTTGGCCGAGACGGCAAAGTCGGGCGAGCTGGACGAATCGCCAGACGCTTGA
- the cmk gene encoding (d)CMP kinase, which translates to MTPVITIDGPSGCGKGTIAAKLAERLGWHLLDSGALYRGLGHAAMAAGVDLDDGEALGQLAGRLDLRFAGQRLLLEGDDISSAIRTETAAAAASRVARHAPVRAAMLDWQRNAVRPPGLVADGRDMGTVVFASAPLKFYLDASLKERANRRYKQLNDKGVDANLVDLTDDLRERDQRDQQRALSPLVAADDAVVMDTTRMSIDAVFNSVMDAVRRSLPWLIT; encoded by the coding sequence ATCACACCAGTCATCACAATCGACGGGCCATCAGGTTGCGGTAAGGGCACCATCGCCGCCAAGCTGGCGGAACGCTTGGGTTGGCATTTGTTGGACAGTGGCGCTCTGTATCGTGGGCTTGGTCATGCCGCCATGGCGGCAGGCGTCGATCTCGATGATGGCGAGGCACTCGGCCAACTGGCGGGGCGGCTTGATCTGCGTTTTGCCGGGCAGCGCCTGCTGCTGGAAGGTGACGATATTTCATCCGCGATTCGCACTGAAACCGCCGCCGCCGCCGCCTCGCGGGTGGCTCGCCATGCGCCTGTGCGTGCTGCCATGCTTGACTGGCAGCGCAATGCCGTCCGCCCACCCGGGTTGGTGGCGGACGGTCGTGACATGGGCACAGTGGTCTTCGCATCCGCACCGCTCAAGTTCTATCTGGACGCGAGCCTAAAGGAGCGCGCGAACCGGCGCTATAAACAGTTGAATGACAAAGGTGTGGATGCTAATCTAGTCGACTTGACCGATGATTTGCGCGAGCGCGACCAGCGTGATCAGCAGCGGGCGCTGAGTCCCCTGGTCGCGGCTGATGATGCCGTGGTCATGGATACGACGAGGATGTCGATTGACGCCGTCTTCAACTCTGTGATGGATGCGGTGCGTCGCTCCCTGCCTTGGCTGATCACCTGA
- the rimI gene encoding ribosomal protein S18-alanine N-acetyltransferase gives MRQSCFDMTRVSIRARGARALWVTVRDQRPPHHLSSMQAPATTLTAPCPDAGLSLRRMRMHDLDAVLSVERAAYHSPWTEGIFQDSLAAGHYCLVLEQPVSDQLIGHGVMMLVLDECHLLNVCIHPSHQRRGLGRLLLRRLLAIARKRQAASAFLEVRASNQAALALYQAEGFNEIGLRRGYYPAAKGREDAIVMGCAL, from the coding sequence ATGAGACAATCCTGCTTTGACATGACTCGCGTCAGTATTCGCGCGCGCGGCGCCCGCGCCCTCTGGGTTACAGTTCGCGATCAGCGGCCGCCGCACCACTTGTCCTCCATGCAGGCACCAGCAACAACTCTCACTGCCCCTTGTCCGGACGCCGGCCTGTCCCTGCGCCGCATGCGCATGCACGACCTCGACGCCGTACTCAGCGTCGAGCGCGCCGCTTATCACAGCCCCTGGACCGAAGGCATCTTCCAGGATTCCCTGGCTGCTGGGCATTATTGCCTGGTGCTTGAGCAGCCCGTCTCGGACCAACTCATCGGCCATGGCGTCATGATGCTGGTGCTCGACGAATGCCATCTGCTCAATGTCTGCATCCATCCAAGCCACCAGCGCCGGGGACTCGGACGCCTCCTACTCAGACGTCTGCTCGCCATTGCCCGCAAGCGCCAGGCTGCATCGGCTTTTCTCGAGGTACGCGCATCCAACCAGGCCGCCCTCGCCCTCTACCAAGCTGAAGGTTTCAACGAAATCGGCCTGCGTCGCGGCTATTATCCGGCAGCCAAAGGGCGTGAAGATGCCATCGTCATGGGCTGCGCGCTCTGA
- the rplI gene encoding 50S ribosomal protein L9: protein MDVILLKKVVGLGALGDKVSVRPGYGRNYLLPGGFAVAATAENLKAFEERRAELEREAADALAAAEARKAKLDGLRVTIGRKAGDEGRLFGSVGTADIAEAVSSAAEVEIMRSEVRLPDGPLRAVGEFSVNLRLHADLDSNVIIEVVAAD, encoded by the coding sequence GTGGATGTCATTTTGCTCAAAAAAGTCGTCGGCCTGGGTGCGCTCGGCGATAAGGTTTCCGTGCGGCCCGGATATGGGCGCAATTATCTCCTTCCAGGTGGTTTTGCCGTTGCTGCGACGGCCGAGAATCTCAAAGCCTTCGAGGAACGTCGTGCCGAGCTGGAGCGCGAAGCCGCCGATGCACTTGCGGCAGCGGAGGCGCGCAAGGCCAAACTCGATGGTCTGCGTGTGACCATCGGGCGCAAGGCCGGCGATGAGGGCCGATTGTTCGGTTCGGTTGGCACGGCTGATATTGCCGAGGCGGTCAGCAGTGCGGCCGAGGTCGAGATTATGCGCAGCGAGGTGCGTCTCCCCGATGGGCCCCTGCGTGCTGTCGGCGAGTTCAGTGTCAATCTTCGCCTGCACGCCGACCTGGATTCCAACGTCATCATTGAGGTGGTAGCCGCGGATTGA
- a CDS encoding NAD(P)/FAD-dependent oxidoreductase, whose protein sequence is MAAKRITIVGSGFGALTATQWLRKSVIDADITLVSPRPEFVYLPGLIWIPSGLRTAEQLRIDLRPFFRRMRATHHAAEATGLNDNGRILETTAGPVENDGLIIASGGRFIKKLPGIEHAITPCEGIAAAEKIRERLKAMDGGTVAMGFSGNPKEPASMRGGPIFEFLFGLDRQLRAEGRRDRFRLVFFTPAPRPGNRLGPKAVDKLLAQMARVGIETHLGQALKGFSERQVTTEGGSFDADMIVFMPGMTGNAWFDNSSLPRSPGGLLQADAQCRVPGVERVYVAGDSGSFPGPDWMPKQAHMADLQARAAARNLVAELRGESPRVGFKVELLCILDANDQAMLVARNEKHNLVLPNSRVFHWMKRFYEWNYLRQYR, encoded by the coding sequence ATGGCAGCGAAACGCATCACTATTGTTGGTTCGGGCTTCGGTGCACTGACCGCGACACAATGGTTGCGGAAGTCCGTGATCGATGCCGACATTACCCTGGTAAGTCCGAGGCCGGAATTCGTCTATCTGCCCGGGCTTATCTGGATTCCTTCCGGATTGCGCACGGCCGAGCAACTGCGCATTGATCTGCGGCCATTTTTTAGGCGCATGCGCGCGACTCACCATGCCGCCGAGGCCACCGGGCTGAATGATAATGGTCGGATACTCGAAACCACGGCTGGTCCAGTCGAAAATGATGGTCTGATCATTGCCAGTGGCGGGCGCTTCATCAAAAAGCTGCCTGGCATAGAGCATGCCATCACACCCTGCGAGGGGATCGCCGCGGCCGAGAAGATCCGTGAACGGCTCAAGGCCATGGATGGCGGCACTGTGGCCATGGGCTTTTCCGGCAACCCCAAGGAACCTGCGTCCATGCGCGGCGGGCCGATTTTTGAGTTCCTGTTCGGGCTCGACCGCCAGTTGCGCGCCGAGGGACGTCGGGATCGATTTCGTTTGGTGTTTTTCACACCAGCTCCCCGGCCGGGTAATCGGCTTGGGCCCAAGGCGGTGGACAAACTGCTCGCGCAAATGGCGCGCGTCGGCATCGAAACCCACCTGGGTCAGGCACTCAAGGGCTTTAGCGAACGTCAGGTCACAACCGAGGGCGGCAGTTTCGATGCCGATATGATTGTTTTCATGCCCGGTATGACGGGGAATGCCTGGTTTGACAACAGCTCGCTGCCGCGCTCCCCCGGCGGATTGCTGCAGGCCGATGCCCAGTGTCGGGTGCCCGGCGTCGAGCGCGTCTATGTCGCGGGTGATTCCGGTAGTTTCCCGGGCCCGGATTGGATGCCCAAGCAAGCTCACATGGCCGATCTTCAAGCCCGGGCCGCCGCTCGCAATCTGGTTGCCGAGCTGCGTGGTGAGTCACCGCGGGTCGGGTTTAAAGTCGAGTTGCTGTGCATTCTTGACGCAAACGACCAGGCGATGTTGGTGGCGCGCAACGAAAAACATAATCTGGTTCTGCCAAATTCCCGCGTTTTTCATTGGATGAAGCGTTTTTACGAATGGAACTACCTGCGCCAATACCGCTAA
- the rpsR gene encoding 30S ribosomal protein S18, which yields MSRFFRRKRYCRFTAEGIAEIDYKDLNLLKSFISESGKIVPSRITGTSARYQRQLAVAIKRARYLALLPYTDGH from the coding sequence ATGTCCCGTTTTTTTCGCCGTAAGCGCTATTGCCGTTTCACCGCCGAAGGAATTGCGGAAATCGATTATAAAGATCTGAATTTGCTCAAGTCTTTTATCAGCGAATCCGGCAAGATTGTTCCCAGCCGCATTACCGGTACCTCGGCGCGTTATCAGCGCCAGCTCGCTGTCGCGATTAAGCGCGCCCGGTATCTCGCGCTTCTGCCTTACACCGACGGCCACTGA
- the rpsA gene encoding 30S ribosomal protein S1, which yields MTESFADLFEESLNNTQLQPGTIITGQVVDITGDSVIVNAGLKSEGIIPRSQFLSPEGELEVAIGDDVQVALDAVEDGFGVTRLSREKAKRFAAWDTLETAFEDGATVTGMINGKVKGGFTVELGSVRAFLPGSLVDVRPVRDTAYLEGKDLEFKVIKLDRRRNNVVVSRRAVVEEEYSAERDALLDKLEEGVELMGVVKNLTDYGAFLDLGGIDGLLHITDMAWRRVKHPSEVVEIGQEVMVKVLKFDRDRQRVSLGLKQMGEDPWVNIARRYPESTRVFGKVTNIADYGCFVEIEEGVEGLVHVSEMDWTNKNIHPSKVVSLGDEVEVMVLDIDEERRRISLGIKQCQTNPWDEFSATHKKGDHVSGQIKSITDFGIFIGLDGGIDGLVHLSDISWDESGEDSLRNYKKGDVLETVVLSVDPERERISLGVKQLDKDPFSSFVALHEKGSIVKGKVLEVDAKGATIALAEGVEGYLRASEISRDRIEDARSVLKPDEEVEAKFVGVDRKNRTISLSIKAKDAADEQAAIKGYASEAQAGTATLGDILKQQMEEAQRD from the coding sequence ATGACCGAAAGCTTTGCCGACCTCTTTGAAGAGAGCCTGAACAACACCCAACTCCAGCCCGGTACCATCATCACCGGGCAGGTCGTCGACATCACCGGAGATTCGGTGATCGTCAATGCCGGCCTCAAGTCCGAGGGGATCATCCCTCGCAGCCAGTTTCTGTCACCCGAGGGCGAACTTGAGGTTGCCATTGGTGACGATGTCCAGGTCGCGCTCGACGCGGTCGAGGATGGCTTCGGTGTCACCCGTCTGTCGCGTGAAAAGGCCAAGCGCTTTGCCGCCTGGGATACGCTCGAGACAGCCTTCGAGGATGGCGCCACCGTCACTGGCATGATCAACGGCAAGGTCAAGGGCGGTTTCACGGTCGAGCTCGGCAGCGTGCGGGCCTTCTTGCCTGGCTCCCTGGTCGATGTGCGCCCGGTGCGCGACACCGCCTATCTGGAAGGCAAGGACCTGGAGTTCAAGGTCATCAAGCTGGATCGCCGCCGCAATAACGTGGTGGTCTCGCGCCGCGCCGTGGTCGAGGAAGAGTACAGCGCCGAGCGCGATGCGTTGCTCGACAAGCTCGAGGAAGGCGTCGAGCTAATGGGTGTGGTCAAGAACCTGACCGATTACGGTGCCTTCCTGGATCTCGGCGGTATCGACGGCCTGCTGCACATCACCGACATGGCCTGGCGGCGCGTCAAGCATCCCTCCGAGGTGGTCGAGATTGGCCAGGAGGTCATGGTCAAGGTGCTCAAGTTCGACCGTGACCGCCAGCGCGTCTCCCTGGGACTCAAGCAAATGGGCGAGGATCCTTGGGTCAATATCGCGCGGCGCTATCCGGAGAGTACCCGCGTGTTCGGCAAGGTGACCAACATCGCCGACTACGGCTGCTTCGTAGAGATCGAGGAGGGGGTCGAGGGCTTGGTGCACGTCTCCGAGATGGACTGGACCAATAAGAACATCCATCCAAGCAAGGTGGTCTCCCTGGGCGACGAGGTCGAGGTCATGGTGCTCGACATCGACGAGGAGCGTCGGCGCATCTCCCTTGGCATCAAGCAGTGCCAGACCAATCCCTGGGATGAGTTCTCGGCCACCCACAAGAAGGGTGATCACGTTAGCGGCCAGATTAAGTCCATTACCGACTTTGGTATTTTTATCGGGCTTGACGGCGGTATCGATGGCTTGGTGCATCTCTCCGACATCTCCTGGGACGAATCCGGCGAGGATTCGCTGCGTAACTATAAGAAAGGCGATGTGCTCGAAACCGTCGTGCTCTCGGTCGACCCGGAGCGCGAGCGTATCTCTCTTGGCGTCAAGCAACTCGATAAAGACCCCTTCTCCAGCTTTGTGGCCCTGCACGAAAAAGGCAGCATTGTTAAGGGCAAGGTTCTTGAGGTCGACGCCAAGGGCGCGACCATCGCTTTGGCCGAGGGCGTCGAGGGCTATCTGCGTGCCTCCGAGATTTCGCGTGACCGGATCGAGGATGCGCGCTCGGTGCTCAAGCCCGATGAAGAGGTCGAGGCCAAGTTTGTCGGCGTGGACCGCAAGAACCGCACCATTTCCTTGTCGATCAAGGCCAAGGATGCCGCCGATGAGCAGGCGGCCATCAAGGGCTACGCTAGCGAGGCCCAGGCAGGTACCGCAACACTTGGCGACATCCTGAAACAGCAGATGGAGGAAGCCCAGAGGGATTGA
- a CDS encoding metal-dependent hydrolase produces MANFQTHLGVGTAVVGTAALSVHTQGLTDFGQTQWLLVLGVAASLAPDIDADDSHPVRAFFALLGLVLGFVIATSLREKFRLFELALIWAVLWLFVYFPLRLFFARLTVHRGLFHSLLMAVSIALFAVILAHRWLDFEPAFSWLVGGFVLLGYLTHLVLDEIASVDLLGNRVKRSFGTALKPVSLRAWPASVLLLGLFGAGVLLAPDATSLVECLSRSGVLEILPAGFGQIWCWPDALSSGICLLQRRPPGAHNGTTSVI; encoded by the coding sequence ATGGCGAATTTTCAGACGCATCTTGGGGTTGGAACAGCTGTGGTCGGCACGGCCGCGCTGAGCGTTCACACCCAGGGGCTGACCGACTTTGGTCAGACCCAATGGTTGCTGGTGCTGGGCGTGGCGGCCAGTCTGGCACCGGATATCGATGCTGACGATTCGCATCCCGTGCGCGCGTTTTTCGCGCTCCTGGGCTTGGTGCTTGGTTTCGTGATCGCAACCAGCCTGAGGGAGAAGTTTCGGCTGTTTGAACTCGCGCTGATTTGGGCTGTGCTATGGCTGTTCGTCTATTTTCCGCTGCGGCTTTTTTTCGCCCGGCTGACTGTTCATCGCGGGCTCTTTCATTCACTGCTGATGGCTGTTTCCATCGCGCTCTTCGCGGTGATTCTGGCCCATCGTTGGCTGGATTTCGAGCCCGCATTCAGTTGGCTAGTTGGCGGCTTTGTGCTGCTGGGGTACCTCACCCATCTGGTGCTGGATGAAATTGCCAGCGTCGACTTGCTCGGTAATCGCGTCAAACGTTCGTTTGGAACCGCGCTGAAGCCAGTCAGCCTTCGTGCCTGGCCCGCGTCCGTGCTGCTGCTGGGGTTGTTTGGGGCCGGGGTATTGCTTGCGCCTGACGCGACCTCCTTGGTTGAGTGCTTAAGCCGTTCCGGCGTCCTCGAGATTCTACCTGCGGGTTTCGGACAAATCTGGTGCTGGCCCGACGCTTTGTCATCGGGTATCTGCCTGTTGCAAAGGCGACCGCCTGGCGCTCACAATGGCACGACCTCGGTCATTTGA